Proteins found in one Salinimonas lutimaris genomic segment:
- the pyrF gene encoding orotidine-5'-phosphate decarboxylase, which produces MQSPDPKVIIALDYDDKANALALIDQLDPATCRLKVGKEMFTLFGPEFVKTLVQRKFDVFLDLKFHDIPNTVAKACKAAAELGVWMVNVHASGGKPMMEAAKAAIENSAHPHTKLIAVTVLTSMDDEQLAQVVPDTSPAQQVEKLARLTYDAGLDGVVCSAREAVMLREHFNDQFLLVTPGIRPAGAEVGDQKRVMTPVDAMNAGVSYLVMGRPVTQAQSPCEVLDAVNQSLADR; this is translated from the coding sequence TTGCAAAGCCCCGATCCCAAAGTGATTATTGCCCTGGATTATGACGACAAAGCGAACGCGCTGGCATTAATTGACCAGCTTGATCCGGCTACCTGCCGGTTAAAAGTCGGCAAGGAAATGTTCACCTTGTTTGGTCCGGAATTTGTCAAAACCCTGGTACAGCGCAAATTTGATGTATTTCTGGATCTGAAATTTCACGATATTCCTAATACCGTGGCCAAAGCCTGTAAAGCGGCAGCAGAGCTGGGCGTATGGATGGTAAATGTCCATGCGTCAGGCGGTAAGCCGATGATGGAAGCGGCAAAAGCCGCGATTGAAAACAGTGCGCACCCGCACACCAAACTGATTGCCGTAACTGTACTGACCAGCATGGATGACGAACAGCTGGCGCAGGTAGTACCGGATACCTCGCCGGCTCAGCAGGTGGAGAAACTGGCGCGGCTGACTTATGATGCAGGCCTTGACGGTGTGGTATGTTCAGCCCGCGAAGCGGTGATGCTGCGTGAACATTTCAACGATCAATTCTTACTGGTGACGCCAGGCATTCGTCCGGCTGGCGCAGAGGTTGGCGACCAAAAACGGGTAATGACCCCTGTGGATGCCATGAATGCCGGCGTCAGTTATCTGGTCATGGGCCGCCCGGTTACCCAGGCGCAGTCACCCTGTGAAGTGCTTGATGCGGTGAATCAGAGCCTGGCTGACAGATAA
- the lapB gene encoding lipopolysaccharide assembly protein LapB: MLELLFLLLPVAAGYGWVMGRNSVRQAQREQSSILSRHYFRGLNFLLSDQPDKAVDTLIKMIDLNSDTVETHIAMGNFFRHRGEIDRAIKVHQNLVSREEIQATQRENALKELGLDYVQAGFLERAENAFLQLLNSDKHYVIAQQQLFNIYQTTKEWHRAIELAERMVGCHGDNDDVAERLAHFYCEQSIKEQRNEQLGEALTLLQKAVNADERAVRPWLLLGHIAKEQGKYEDAIAYYLQVAERDINWFSEAVPSLEDIAEKTGEWERFAAELESHWQECATSYLAMVDVLLRRGETGQAADYLLEQLRKRPTMKGFKTLMGLYIDQIQDKSSTDSLILLKELVENQIEQRPKYRCVSCGFSGRKLYWLCPSCKKWNVVKPIKGLDGE; the protein is encoded by the coding sequence ATGCTTGAGCTGCTGTTTTTACTCTTACCGGTTGCTGCTGGATATGGCTGGGTCATGGGCCGTAACAGCGTGCGCCAGGCGCAGCGAGAACAATCCAGCATCCTCTCCCGACATTACTTTCGCGGTCTGAACTTTCTGTTGTCTGATCAACCGGACAAAGCCGTAGATACCCTGATCAAAATGATTGATCTGAATAGTGATACCGTGGAGACGCATATTGCGATGGGCAACTTTTTTCGCCATCGCGGGGAAATAGACCGCGCCATTAAGGTCCACCAGAACCTGGTGTCCCGGGAAGAAATTCAGGCCACTCAACGGGAAAACGCGCTCAAGGAACTGGGGCTGGACTATGTTCAGGCGGGGTTTCTTGAGCGTGCTGAAAATGCGTTTTTGCAATTGCTCAATAGTGACAAACATTATGTTATTGCCCAGCAGCAGTTATTTAATATTTACCAGACCACCAAAGAGTGGCATCGGGCGATAGAGCTGGCTGAACGCATGGTGGGTTGCCACGGCGATAATGATGATGTGGCTGAGCGACTGGCGCATTTTTATTGCGAACAGTCGATCAAAGAGCAGCGTAACGAACAGTTAGGTGAAGCCCTGACCCTGCTGCAAAAAGCCGTAAATGCAGATGAGCGGGCAGTACGCCCCTGGTTGCTACTGGGCCACATTGCTAAAGAGCAGGGTAAGTACGAAGATGCGATTGCGTATTATCTTCAGGTAGCAGAGCGGGACATTAACTGGTTTAGCGAGGCGGTTCCCAGTCTGGAGGATATTGCCGAAAAAACCGGTGAATGGGAACGCTTTGCAGCAGAGCTGGAGTCGCACTGGCAGGAGTGTGCCACGTCGTACCTGGCAATGGTGGATGTACTGCTGCGGCGGGGCGAAACCGGTCAGGCCGCAGACTATCTGCTTGAGCAGTTACGCAAACGCCCGACCATGAAAGGCTTTAAAACATTAATGGGTCTGTATATCGATCAGATTCAGGATAAATCATCTACCGATAGTTTAATTCTGCTTAAAGAGCTGGTTGAGAACCAGATTGAACAGCGTCCGAAATATCGTTGTGTCAGCTGTGGGTTCTCCGGGCGCAAGCTATACTGGCTGTGTCCCTCATGTAAAAAGTGGAATGTTGTTAAACCCATCAAAGGCCTAGACGGAGAATAA
- a CDS encoding LapA family protein, with the protein MKGIISLLVIVVLLAFAFAIGSQNDAVIPVNYLIAQAELRISTLIAVALSLGVVIGFLLMFASWVSVRVQLTSTRARLKKALKEH; encoded by the coding sequence TTGAAAGGCATCATTTCCTTACTCGTTATTGTTGTGTTACTGGCATTTGCATTTGCGATAGGCTCGCAGAACGATGCAGTTATTCCGGTTAATTATCTGATTGCTCAGGCCGAGCTACGAATCTCTACCCTGATTGCCGTGGCGTTATCACTGGGTGTGGTTATCGGATTTTTGCTTATGTTTGCCAGCTGGGTGTCGGTCAGGGTACAACTGACTTCAACCCGCGCACGTCTCAAAAAGGCCCTTAAAGAACATTAA